The proteins below come from a single Candidatus Didemnitutus sp. genomic window:
- a CDS encoding S1/P1 nuclease — MKKRLLLPVLLLALHLDLFAFAKHGHMATGSLAYQLMSPADRDAIAAILEHHPFVSGPWAPLLAAPSSPNISRGEKLFMLAAAWPDEVRSAKWKKKYHHATWHYVNLAYSAGAAVPGASIGGDLLKQLPIQLKAAKQATSLEDRAIAICWLIHQTGDLHQPLHVVALVNDDYPQGDRGGNLFFVKTKPDNSPTYLHALWDNASPRKYTDFAGVHENAIKLKNDINVPSLPQFTGTKPDAFEAIAKKEGFPYAAKYAYLNGTLQGATEHEAEEDPDEVPVVPNLYSADVGRVTYSQLALAGHRIAKLLATVAH, encoded by the coding sequence ATGAAAAAACGCCTACTCCTCCCGGTGCTGCTCCTCGCATTGCACCTCGACCTGTTTGCCTTCGCCAAGCACGGCCACATGGCCACGGGTTCGCTCGCCTACCAACTGATGTCACCGGCGGATCGCGACGCGATCGCCGCGATCCTCGAACACCATCCATTCGTCTCTGGCCCCTGGGCCCCTTTGCTCGCCGCGCCCTCCTCACCGAACATCTCCCGAGGCGAGAAACTCTTCATGCTCGCCGCCGCCTGGCCCGACGAAGTTCGCTCCGCCAAGTGGAAGAAGAAGTACCATCATGCCACGTGGCACTACGTGAATCTGGCCTACAGCGCCGGTGCGGCCGTGCCCGGCGCGAGCATCGGCGGCGATCTGCTGAAGCAACTGCCCATCCAACTGAAAGCGGCGAAGCAAGCCACCTCGCTCGAGGACCGCGCCATCGCCATCTGCTGGCTCATTCACCAGACCGGCGACCTGCACCAACCGCTCCACGTGGTCGCGCTCGTGAACGACGACTATCCCCAAGGTGACCGCGGCGGAAATCTCTTCTTCGTGAAGACCAAGCCCGACAATAGTCCCACCTATCTGCACGCCCTCTGGGACAACGCATCTCCCCGCAAATACACGGACTTCGCCGGCGTCCACGAGAACGCGATCAAGTTGAAGAACGACATCAACGTCCCCTCGCTACCTCAGTTCACGGGCACGAAACCCGATGCCTTCGAAGCCATCGCGAAGAAAGAGGGCTTCCCGTATGCCGCGAAGTACGCCTACCTGAACGGCACCTTGCAAGGTGCCACCGAGCACGAAGCGGAGGAGGATCCCGACGAAGTTCCGGTCGTGCCGAATCTCTACAGTGCCGACGTCGGTCGCGTGACGTATTCTCAGCTTGCGTTGGCGGGGCATCGTATCGCGAAGTTGCTGGCGACGGTGGCTCACTAG
- a CDS encoding energy transducer TonB — MANLFDVHSLDQQPVVRSAMPPEYPYEMRRQGKVGAVDVDYIIDSEGNVVAAQVIRSTDEAFEMAAVNAVRRWKFRPRKKGGAS, encoded by the coding sequence ATGGCGAATCTCTTCGACGTGCACAGTCTGGACCAGCAGCCGGTGGTGCGCTCGGCGATGCCGCCGGAATACCCGTATGAAATGCGGCGGCAAGGGAAGGTCGGCGCGGTCGATGTCGACTACATCATCGACTCCGAGGGGAACGTCGTGGCAGCACAAGTGATACGGTCCACGGATGAAGCCTTTGAAATGGCGGCCGTGAACGCGGTGCGGAGATGGAAATTCCGGCCAAGGAAGAAGGGGGGCGCGTCGTGA
- a CDS encoding type IV secretory system conjugative DNA transfer family protein → MRAKGVIVVGAATFAAWAMRWLPEPYRYWGMWGITGIVLSLVTREILVRQSRDVVLRLWGFEWTRDEACCHFLITGATGTGKTSRAVVPIVAGLRETLPTTGIVAIDSKGALWEPLSAMATAMGQEESLRLIRVRPAEVPVATWTPPLRLNLLVDANVPWGTYAKLLVDTATAAGQRGGQTFFKESARDAITHAMYALEAADLPVTISNVHDMICVTRDLEMVRGRLEMVRTPAAERERQYFSDFLAQPPEQRSGTVYTVANFLRPYTPPDIAEVFCSTEPNFSLAEVDQGRIVCLSVPQTYQTERKYLNLLTKQLFFLHAFRRFDLPAEERQRRNMIVLVLDEGQKTTLVSEDGFSDHGAVDELREAGVCLIAATQTPLSFHASFETEKKADVFMANLRTQIHFRAADEKGAKILSSKLGGRERRRTSGGFSGGRENRNWQVVERPHYLSEQLLALNTGWAVVQHPRRTTRPLCIRLPHTPHTAPQAAEPPHGKGASRR, encoded by the coding sequence ATGAGGGCGAAGGGAGTGATCGTGGTCGGAGCGGCGACATTCGCGGCGTGGGCGATGCGTTGGCTGCCCGAGCCGTACCGCTACTGGGGCATGTGGGGCATCACGGGCATCGTGCTAAGCCTGGTCACCCGTGAAATCCTCGTTCGCCAGAGTCGCGACGTGGTTCTCCGGCTCTGGGGCTTCGAATGGACCCGCGACGAGGCCTGTTGCCATTTCTTGATCACCGGCGCAACGGGAACGGGCAAGACGTCGCGCGCTGTGGTGCCGATCGTAGCCGGACTGCGGGAGACGCTGCCGACCACCGGGATCGTGGCGATCGATTCCAAAGGCGCGCTGTGGGAGCCGCTGTCGGCGATGGCGACCGCGATGGGACAGGAAGAGAGCCTGCGGTTGATTCGGGTGCGGCCAGCGGAGGTGCCCGTTGCAACCTGGACGCCACCGCTGCGCCTGAATCTTCTGGTAGATGCGAACGTTCCTTGGGGCACCTATGCCAAGCTGCTCGTCGATACAGCCACGGCCGCCGGGCAGCGCGGCGGACAAACGTTTTTCAAGGAGTCGGCGCGGGATGCGATCACGCATGCGATGTACGCGCTCGAGGCGGCGGACCTGCCCGTGACGATCAGCAACGTCCACGATATGATCTGCGTTACTCGAGACCTGGAGATGGTGCGGGGGCGGTTGGAGATGGTCCGGACGCCGGCGGCCGAACGCGAACGCCAGTATTTTTCGGACTTCCTCGCGCAACCACCGGAGCAGCGCAGCGGCACCGTCTACACCGTCGCGAATTTCCTGCGACCATACACGCCGCCGGACATTGCGGAGGTGTTCTGCTCGACAGAGCCGAACTTCTCGCTGGCGGAGGTGGATCAGGGGCGAATCGTTTGCCTGTCGGTGCCGCAGACGTATCAAACCGAGAGGAAGTATCTCAATCTGCTCACCAAGCAGCTGTTCTTCCTGCACGCATTCCGGAGATTCGATCTGCCGGCGGAGGAGCGGCAGCGGCGCAACATGATCGTGCTCGTTTTGGATGAGGGCCAGAAGACGACGCTGGTTTCCGAGGATGGATTCTCCGATCACGGTGCGGTTGACGAACTGCGCGAGGCCGGAGTCTGTCTCATTGCGGCTACACAGACCCCGCTTTCGTTTCATGCGTCGTTCGAGACGGAAAAGAAGGCGGACGTCTTCATGGCGAACCTGCGCACACAAATTCACTTTCGCGCCGCCGATGAGAAGGGAGCGAAGATCCTCTCGTCGAAGCTGGGCGGAAGGGAGCGACGGAGGACCAGTGGCGGATTTTCCGGCGGTCGGGAGAATCGCAACTGGCAAGTCGTGGAACGACCGCACTACTTGAGCGAACAGCTGCTCGCGCTCAACACAGGTTGGGCCGTCGTCCAACATCCGCGAAGAACGACCCGTCCTCTGTGTATCAGGCTGCCTCACACCCCTCATACCGCACCACAGGCCGCCGAACCTCCTCATGGAAAAGGTGCCTCGCGAAGGTAG
- a CDS encoding HAMP domain-containing histidine kinase, whose product MPDSGQLSHARALSRLVSAVQALSQARTIEDIREIVRHAARELTGADGATFVLRDGDQCHYIDEDAIAPLWKGQRFPMSACVSGWVMLNRQPAVVRDIFDDPRVPVDAYRATFVRSLVMVPIRTESPVGAIGTYWSSHHDAQAIEVEVLVALANTTAVALENVRSYTDLESCVRLRTKELEEANHELESFASSVSHDLRAPLGVISGAADLLRLKNANLDPESARLMAMIPTQVRRMSALIDDLLRLSRIRQAELKLERVDLAALARDIASALFSADPSRQIRFTALDVPPAACDPALLRIALENLLSNAWKYTQHRDVAEVVFASHRLEDRQIAYFVSDNGAGFRPEDTPKLFTPFRRLHDSAEFSGTGVGLTIVARIIEKHGGRVWAEAQKDVGAVFYFTLGASPL is encoded by the coding sequence ATGCCTGATTCTGGCCAACTATCCCACGCCCGTGCCCTGTCGCGCCTCGTTTCGGCCGTCCAGGCATTGTCGCAGGCCCGCACGATCGAGGATATCCGCGAGATCGTCCGTCACGCCGCCCGCGAGCTGACCGGCGCCGATGGCGCCACCTTCGTTCTCCGCGACGGCGACCAGTGTCACTACATCGACGAGGACGCCATCGCACCGCTCTGGAAGGGCCAGCGCTTTCCGATGAGCGCCTGCGTTTCCGGTTGGGTGATGCTCAACCGCCAGCCCGCCGTGGTCCGCGACATCTTCGATGATCCCCGCGTTCCGGTGGACGCCTATCGCGCCACCTTCGTGAGGAGCTTGGTGATGGTGCCCATCCGCACGGAGTCTCCCGTCGGCGCCATCGGCACCTATTGGTCCTCTCACCATGACGCTCAGGCGATCGAAGTAGAAGTGCTTGTCGCCCTCGCGAACACCACCGCCGTCGCCCTTGAGAACGTCCGCTCCTACACCGACCTCGAATCCTGCGTCCGCCTCCGCACCAAGGAACTCGAAGAGGCCAATCACGAATTAGAATCCTTCGCCTCCTCCGTTTCCCACGACCTACGCGCTCCGCTCGGCGTCATCAGCGGTGCCGCCGACCTGCTCCGCCTCAAGAACGCCAACCTCGATCCGGAGAGTGCCCGCCTGATGGCGATGATCCCGACCCAAGTCCGGCGCATGTCCGCCCTGATAGATGATCTCCTCCGCCTCTCTCGCATTCGCCAAGCCGAGCTGAAGCTCGAACGGGTCGATCTCGCGGCACTCGCTCGCGACATCGCGTCCGCCTTGTTCAGCGCCGACCCCTCCCGCCAGATTCGTTTCACCGCCCTGGACGTTCCCCCCGCCGCCTGCGACCCCGCGCTCCTCCGCATCGCCCTCGAAAACCTTCTCTCCAACGCCTGGAAGTACACCCAGCACCGCGACGTCGCCGAGGTGGTGTTCGCCAGCCACCGCTTGGAAGACCGGCAGATCGCCTACTTTGTCAGCGACAACGGCGCGGGTTTCCGTCCTGAGGACACGCCCAAGCTCTTCACTCCCTTCCGGCGCCTGCACGATTCCGCGGAATTTTCCGGCACCGGCGTCGGCCTCACCATTGTCGCCCGCATCATCGAGAAACACGGCGGCCGCGTCTGGGCCGAAGCCCAGAAGGACGTCGGCGCGGTGTTCTATTTCACGCTCGGCGCCTCTCCGCTCTGA
- the radC gene encoding DNA repair protein RadC has protein sequence MKQQLTFTGMDTPPIACGEQPQARFEHFGAAALSDTELVALLLQNGMKTPAVVALASALIAEAGSIAGLATWQVTDFRRIRGIGAGKARQLAALFEISRRMMMPAGKALPMMNRPELVAAHLAPAVRGLDIEKFWVLCLNRKNRMKKLVEITSGTATSSLAHPREVFRAAIREGATGVICAHNHPSGDPAPSAADMQITRQLREAAKAVDIDLVDHVVIGSPAADPLGIGYYSFRSAGVL, from the coding sequence ATGAAACAACAACTCACGTTCACGGGCATGGACACGCCGCCGATCGCCTGCGGCGAGCAGCCACAGGCGCGGTTCGAGCACTTCGGAGCAGCCGCGTTGAGTGACACTGAACTGGTGGCCTTGCTGCTGCAGAACGGCATGAAGACTCCCGCGGTGGTTGCGCTGGCGTCCGCCTTGATCGCCGAAGCGGGATCGATCGCGGGCCTGGCCACTTGGCAGGTAACCGACTTCCGGCGGATCCGCGGCATCGGCGCCGGCAAGGCGCGCCAACTGGCGGCGCTGTTTGAAATCTCCCGGCGCATGATGATGCCGGCGGGTAAGGCGCTACCGATGATGAACCGCCCCGAGCTGGTCGCGGCGCATCTGGCGCCGGCTGTCCGCGGACTCGACATCGAGAAGTTCTGGGTCTTGTGCCTCAACCGAAAGAACCGAATGAAGAAATTGGTTGAGATCACGTCGGGCACTGCGACGTCGTCGCTGGCGCATCCGCGTGAGGTGTTCCGTGCGGCGATCCGGGAAGGGGCCACAGGCGTCATCTGTGCGCATAATCATCCATCGGGTGATCCGGCGCCGAGCGCCGCCGATATGCAGATCACGCGCCAATTGCGGGAGGCGGCGAAGGCCGTGGACATCGACTTGGTGGACCACGTGGTGATTGGTTCCCCTGCGGCGGATCCGCTGGGAATCGGATACTACAGCTTCCGGAGCGCGGGGGTCCTGTGA
- a CDS encoding response regulator transcription factor, translating into MLIVPPPVQTEHPPGSPFERLTLGEKRVALLLAEGLTNKEIAHALDLAEATIKNHVASIYRRTGLRGRGRFIACAAGRRPLP; encoded by the coding sequence ATGCTGATCGTCCCCCCACCGGTTCAAACAGAACATCCCCCCGGCTCGCCCTTCGAGCGCCTGACCCTCGGCGAGAAGCGTGTCGCCCTCCTGCTCGCCGAAGGCCTCACCAACAAGGAAATTGCCCACGCGCTCGATTTGGCGGAAGCCACGATCAAGAACCACGTCGCCTCGATCTACCGCCGCACCGGCCTCCGCGGTCGCGGCCGCTTCATCGCCTGCGCGGCCGGGCGCCGTCCGCTGCCCTGA